A region of Argentina anserina chromosome 5, drPotAnse1.1, whole genome shotgun sequence DNA encodes the following proteins:
- the LOC126794604 gene encoding F-box protein PP2-A12-like, translating to MGSGFSFFKADPVGCSPLPSKPGLGDLPESCAAEIMGYLDPPEICKLAKMNRAFRGASWADFIWEAKLPSNYQIIVKKVFGDGLGSLGKRDVYARLCRPNAFDGGAKTVWLDKSTGSACLSISSKGLAITGIDDRRYWNHISTEESRFSTVAYLQQIWWFEVDGEVEFPFPAGKYSLFFRLQLGRSSQKRFGRRVCNTEHVHGWDKKPVRFQLWTSEGQYASSECFLTEPGKWNHYHVGDFVVENPNAATNIKLSMTQIDCTHTKGGLCLDSVVIYPSEFRERSKQF from the exons ATGGGCTCTGGCTTCTCGTTCTTCAAGGCAGACCCTGTTGGGTGCTCGCCTCTGCCGTCAAAACCCGGTCTTGGGGACTTGCCAGAGAGCTGCGCGGCGGAGATTATGGGCTACTTGGACCCGCCGGAGATTTGTAAGCTGGCTAAAATGAACCGGGCTTTTCGTGGGGCTTCGTGGGCTGATTTCATTTGGGAGGCCAAGTTGCCTAGTAATTATCAGATTATTGTGAAGAAAGTGTTTGGTGATGGGTTGGGGAGTTTGGGGAAGAGAGATGTGTATGCGAGGCTTTGTAGGCCTAATGCTTTTGATGGGGGAGCCAAG ACGGTTTGGCTGGATAAGAGCACAGGATCTGCTTGTTTGTCGATTTCGTCAAAGGGATTAGCAATTACCGGAATTGATGATCGGCGATATTGGAATCATATTTCTACTGAAGAATCGAG ATTTAGCACTGTTGCATATCTTCAGCAAATATGGTGGTTTGAGGTAGATGGGGAAGTTGAATTCCCATTTCCAGCTGGGAAATACAGCTTGTTTTTCAGGCTGCAGCTGGGACGCTCTTCTCAGAAGAGGTTTGGTCGCCGTGTTTGCAACACTGAGCATGTCCATGGCTGGGACAAAAAACCAGTGAGGTTCCAGCTATGGACTTCAGAAGGCCAGTATGCGTCATCTGAGTGCTTTTTAACTGAACCTGGGAAATGGAATCACTACCATGTGGGGGACTTTGTCGTGGAAAACCCAAATGCAGCAACAAACATTAAACTCTCGATGACCCAGATTGATTGTACACACACCAAAGGCGGTCTCTGTTTAGACTCTGTAGTTATATACCCTAGTGAATTTAGAGAAAGGTCGAAGCAGTTTTAG
- the LOC126795438 gene encoding probable transcriptional regulator SLK3, translating into MMQNALDEYLKSKMTGSFLQSDNLLQHDAQYQALVASLVNENLSGTKLSIVGGSSKFQQTSHLDQNCSQMHKRKQGEQFVFSTSQLALNNHSALLSGVQERKHKKARLDDHQEAVMNDLVLQKMLQSQNSAEVERDQLHALSQHVIPNQDQEASFNSAPQLVVDNDKKLQWMMHPVPQQEVVNQATALHQPGVCSHRLMQYLHYTRKRPNDNNLAFWRQFVAEFYDPCAKRRWCLSCYKKYEEHPLSIFPDAAMVSSWPCGLCNCQSRGGFELSFEVLPRLSKITFEGGVVDELLLLDFPRESRFSSGILLLECGRAVQESVYEQLQVVHEGRLRIIFSPNLKILSWEFCTRSHEIFLRRTSVSPQVSELGRAVRHYQCSIDDRGSNGVSSQDVQAASCNKILEAGGQIEKAFGLYEVDHFGFSKKYTQFLKIADAVNRMKDLMTFCHNSGTSPIESLKSYCRGTPTKLPKMKIREKCQKESAQGLLKDANKLMATSCGLMRSNANQSCSSINIEGFSNVPEYNPIVSRDGEWETSLNQDSSPLEGPRTSHSGLHKNSVGNDSSSSNSSMQQDAMQNLIQEFINSRAVNRHVRNEVNWGRGKSSAVDMPSGVWGRSAAAAALGNVLGSMPVRTPQSHSNAAFTRNLSEVGGNFHGKVLLPESGFSRSDSYHDHSKFYGNNNDMNYGWNSWKA; encoded by the exons ATGATGCAAAATGCACTCGATGAGTATTTGAAGTCTAAGATGACCGGAAGCTTTCTGCAATCTGATAACTTACTACAACATGATGCCCAATATCAAGCTCTTGTAGCTTCTCTCGTGAATGAGAACTTGTCAGGTAC CAAACTTTCAATTGTAGGTGGTTCTTCCAAATTTCAGCAGACCTCACATTTGGATCAAAATTGCTCTCAGATGCATAAAAGGAAGCAAGGAGAGCAATTTGTTTTTAGTACTAGTCAGCTAGCATTGAATAACCACAGTGCACTTCTTAGTGGTGTACAAGAGCGAAAGCATAAGAAAGCTAGATTGGATGACCATCAAGAGGCTGTTATGAACGATCTCGTATTACAGAAGATGCTGCAGAGTCAGAACTCTGCTGAAGTGGAAAGAGATCAGTTACATGCATTGTCTCAGCATGTGATACCAAATCAAGATCAGGAAGCTTCTTTTAATTCTGCTCCACAGTTGGTAGTTGATAATGATAAGAAGCTGCAATGGATGATGCACCCAGTTCCACAGCAGGAGGTGGTGAATCAAGCAACTGCCCTGCACCAGCCTGGTGTTTGTTCACATCGACTAATGCAGTACCTGCATTATACTCGAAAGCGGCCAAAT GATAATAACTTGGCCTTTTGGAGGCAGTTTGTGGCAGAGTTTTATGACCCCTGTGCCAAAAGAAGGTGGTGTTTGTCCTGCTATAAAAAATATGAGGAGCATCCACTTAGTATTTTCCCCGATGCAGCTATG gtaTCATCATGGCCATGTGGCCTATGTAATTGCCAATCCAGGGGAGGATTTG AGTTGAGTTTTGAAGTGCTTCCAAGGCTAAGTAAAATAACATTTGAGGGTGGTGTGGTTGATGAACTCTTGCTCCTGGATTTCCCTCGTGAGAGTAGATTCTCGTCAGGAATATTGTTGCTGGAATGTGGAAGAGCAGTTCAAGAAAGTGTCTATGAGCAGCTTCAAGTTGTGCATGAAGGTCGACTTCGTATAATATTCTCTCCCAATTTGAAG atATTGTCCTGGGAATTTTGTACACGCTCCCATGAAATTTTTCTTCGTCGAACTTCTGTTTCACCTCAG GTCTCTGAGTTGGGTAGGGCTGTACGGCATTATCAGTGCTCTATTGATGATAGAGGATCTAATGGAGTTTCATCCCAAGATGTACAAGCTGCTAGTTGCAATAa GATCCTGGAAGCAGGAGGACAAATAGAAAAAGCTTTCGGTCTATATGAGGTTGATCATTTCGGATTTTCTAAGAAATATACCCAGTTCTTGAAG ATAGCTGATGCTGTTAATAGAATGAAAGATCTAATGACATTCTGTCATAATAGCGGCACTAGCCCAATTG AGAGCCTGAAGAGTTATTGCAGAGGAACTCCCACCAAGCTCCccaaaatgaaaataagagaaaaatgCCAGAAAGAGAGTGCTCAAGGTCTGCTGAAAGACGCAAATAAGTTGATGGCAACATCTTGTGGTCTGATGAGAAGTAATGCAAATCAAAGCTGCTCATCTATCAATATTGAAGGTTTCTCAAATGTCCCAGAATATAACCCTATTGTGAGCAGAGATGGCGAGTGGGAAACTAGTTTGAACCAAGACTCTTCGCCATTGGAGGGTCCTAGGACCTCACATTCAGGGCTGCACAAGAATTCAGTGGGAAATGACTCGTCAAGTTCAAATTCCTCTATGCAGCAGGATGCTATGCAAAACTTAATACAGGAATTTATAAACAGTCGGGCAGTGAATAGGCATGTCAGGAACGAAGTCAACTGGGGTAGAGGTAAAAGTTCAGCTGTAGATATGCCATCAGGAGTTTGGGGCCGCTCAGCAGCTGCAGCTGCCCTTGGAAATGTGTTGGGCAGTATGCCAGTAAGGACCCCTCAATCGCACTCAAACGCTGCCTTTACTAGGAACTTGTCGGAAGTCGGTGGCAATTTTCATGGAAAGGTTTTATTACCAGAATCAGGCTTCAGTAGGTCTGACAGTTATCACGATCACAGTAAGTTTTATGGAAATAATAATGACATGAACTATGGATGGAACTCATGGAAGGCCTGA
- the LOC126794599 gene encoding uncharacterized protein LOC126794599 — MVSNSTLKQRGRGQNKRFWTTKEDSALVESLQELYHDTKWRSENAFKNGYLTQIEAMMEAKMPGCGIQASPHIESRIKTLKKKYYALAEMLAQSGFGWNDDEMMLVCDKRVYDKWIRNRKYASGLYSKPFPYYYILGEIYGKAREVGAYIDNVDDDQEEFKQEDEDANIDQIIGMNDDAAAENLNLNVESQSEGSEEFDVSCTLGTPSAQQRRPTQSAPSVSDHGRRVKAKVMEKMSKNVSTMSSKIDALVNIFSIDKEVAELQAKLDSELNKIEDLTELQVFRATNILARQHDLLRVFFGMSEERKRTYVTHLLEHGV; from the exons ATGGTTTCCAATTCAACATTAAAGCAAAGAGGAAGGGGCCAGAATAAGCGTTTCTGGACAACCAAGGAGGATTCTGCGTTAGTTGAATCTTTGCAAGAATTGTATCATGACACCAAGTGGCGATCTGAAAATGCATTCAAAAATGGTTATTTGACCCAGATAGAGGCTATGATGGAAGCCAAAATGCCAGGGTGTGGAATACAGGCATCTCCCCACATCGAATCACGAATTAAAACTTTGAAGAAAAAGTATTATGCGTTGGCGGAAATGTTAGCTCAAAGTGGGTTTGGTTGGAATGACGATGAAATGATGTTGGTTTGTGATAAAAGGGTATATGATAAATGGATCCGG AATAGAAAGTATGCAAGTGGATTGTATAGTAAGCCATTTCCGTACTACTATATATTGGGGGAGATATACGGAAAAGCTCGTGAAGTTGGTGCCTACATTGATAATGTTGATGATGACCAAGAAGAATTCAAACAGGAGGATGAGGATGCAAACATTGATCAAATTATAGGCATGAATGATGATGCTGCTGCAGAAAATCTGAATCTGAATGTGGAATCACAATCTGAGGGGTCTGAAGAGTTTGATGTATCATGCACACTTGGTACCCCAAGCGCCCAACAAAGGAGACCTACACAAAGTGCCCCAAGTGTTTCAGATCATGGTCGGAGGGTAAAAGCAAAGGTAATGGAGAAGATGAGTAAGAATGTAAGCACAATGTCCTCTAAGATTGATGCTCTCGTcaatattttttcaattgataAGGAAGTGGCTGAATTGCAAGCGAAACTTGATAGTGAGTTGAACAAGATCGAAGACCTTACAGAATTGCAAGTCTTTCGAGCCACAAACATTTTAGCTCGTCAACATGACCTGCTGAGAGTGTTCTTCGGCATGTCTGAGGAAAGGAAACGAACATATGTTACACATCTGTTGGAACATGGCGTATGA
- the LOC126794598 gene encoding lysophospholipid acyltransferase 1, protein MGLEMESMAASIGVSVPVLRFLLCYIATIPVSFLLRVVPGPQAKHIYAAASGVILSYLSFGFSSNLHFLVPMSLGYASMLLFRKHCGIITFVLGFGYLIGCHMYYMSGDAWKEGGIDATGALMVLTLKVISCAINYNDGILKEEELRESQKKNRLFKLPSLIEYFGYCLSCGSHFAGPVYEMRDYLDWTESKGIWNPSEKGPSPSPFGAAVRALLQAAFCMGLYLYLVPQFPLKRFTEPLYQEWGFWKRLSYQYMSGFTARWKYYFIWSISEASIILSGLGFSGWTESSPPKPKWDRAKNVDVLGVEFAKSSVQLPLVWNIQVSTWLRHYVYGRLVKPGKKAGFFQLLLTQTVSAVWHGLYPGYIIFFVQSALMIAGSRVIYRWQQSVPKGMDVAKNIMVFLNFAYTVLVLNYSCVGFIVLSLHETLASYGSVYYIGTVLPIVLILLGIIIKPARPIKKVRKEE, encoded by the exons ATGGGCCTGGAGATGGAATCCATGGCGGCGTCGATCGGGGTATCAGTCCCGGTGCTCCGGTTCCTCCTCTGCTACATCGCCACCATCCCAGTCAGCTTCCTGTTGCGGGTCGTCCCGGGCCCGCAGGCCAAGCACATCTATGCCGCCGCTTCTGGAGTCATACTCTCCTATCTCTCATTCGGGTTCTCCTCCAATCTCCATTTTTTGGTCCCCATGTCTCTCGGCTATGCCTCCATGCTGTTGTTCCGGAAACATTGTGGGATCATTACCTTTGTCCTTGGTTTCGGCTACCTCATTGGCTG CCACATGTACTACATGAGTGGGGATGCATGGAAGGAAGGAGGAATTGATGCAACTG GAGCCTTAATGGTGTTAACACTTAAAGTCATCTCGTGTGCAATAAATTACAATGATGGGATATTGAAAGAAGAAGAGCTACGTGAGTCTCAGAAGAAGAATCGGTTATTTAAGTTGCCCTCATTAATCGAGTACTTTGGATACTGCCTCTCCTGTGGTAGTCACTTTGCCGGCCCAGTTTATGAGATGAGGGATTATCTCGACTGGACTGAAAGCAAGGGG ATTTGGAACCCTTCAGAGAAAGGACCATCTCCATCACCATTTGGAGCAGCAGTTAGAGCTCTTCTCCAAGCTGCATTCTGCATGGGGCTGTATTTGTATTTGGTTCCCCAATTTCCTTTGAAAAGATTTACTGAACCCCTATACCAAGAATGGGGTTTCTGGAAACGATTGAGCTACCAGTATATGTCAGGATTTACAGCACGGTGGAAATATTATTTCATCTGGTCCATTTCAGAGGCCTCTATTATTCTTTCTGGTCTTGGTTTCAGTGGCTGGACAGAATCTTCACCACCAAAGCCAAAATGGGACCGTGCAAAGAATGTTGATGTTCTAGGCGTTGAGTTTGCAAAGAGTTCAGTTCAGTTGCCACTTGTTTGGAACATACAAGTCAGCACCTGGCTTCGTCACT ATGTTTACGGAAGGCTTGTTAAGCCTGGGAAGAAGGCTGGTTTCTTCCAGTTGCTATTGACACAGACTGTTAGTGCTGTTTGGCAT GGACTCTATCCTGGGTACATCATATTCTTTGTTCAGTCAGCATTAATGATTGCTGGTTCAAGAG TTATTTATAGATGGCAGCAATCTGTACCTAAAGGAATGGATGTTGCTAAGAACATTATGGTGTTCCTGAACTTCGCATACACTGTTTTAGTTCTGAACTACTCATGTGTTGGATTTATT GTATTAAGCCTTCATGAAACACTCGCCTCCTACGGTAGTGTTTATTATATTGGTACTGTTCTGCCAATTGTATTGATCTTGCTTGGTATAATAATCAAGCCTGCGAGGCCTATTAAGAAGGTTCGGAAGGAAGAATGA
- the LOC126794600 gene encoding BAG family molecular chaperone regulator 1-like, which produces MMDPIKSNINTIYSPASKGSVDGRGIPNLADLEIRPCGMLVQKRNGETNPTSVSIPIIRVRVKYGSMYHEIGISSHASFGELKKMLAGPTKLHHEDQKLIYKNKERDSKEYLDVARVKDGSKIVLVEDIVSREKRCVELLRNSNSQKFSKALAEINLEVHKLAGQVTALEATASRGGKVVEKDVENLTELLMMRLIKLDGIVAEGDLKMQRRVLVRRVQKYIEILDVLKHQNSNSTRNGAKIQLQTQDNPSGHISKDSRPMQRQQAATKTGNSVRTVPKMQQQQQSHSESVVVTTKWETFE; this is translated from the exons ATGATGGATCCAATAAAGTCAAATATCAACACAATATATTCACCGGCAAGTAAAGGCTCTGTGGATGGCAGGGGAATTCCGAATTTGGCGGATTTGGAAATCAGACCGTGTGGAATGTTGGTTCAGAAGCGCAATGGGGAGACAAATCCAACTTCTGTTTCCATTCCCATAATCAGAGTTAGGGTCAAGTATGGCTCTATGTATCACGAAATTGGTATCAGCTCCCATGCTAGCTTtg gagaattgaagaaaatgttgGCAGGACCAACTAAACTGCATCATGAAGATCAGAAGCTGATatacaaaaacaaagagagagacTCCAAAGAGTATCTAGATGTGGCAAGAGTTAAAGATGGATCCAAAATTGTGTTGGTGGAGGACATTGTGAGTAGAGAAAAAAGGTGCGTAGAGTTACTCAGAAATTCAAATTCCCAGAAGTTTTCGAAAGCCTTGGCCGAAATCAACTTGGAAGTCCACAAGCTGGCAGGACAG gTCACAGCTTTGGAAGCAACAGCTTCTAGAGGTGGCAAAGTAGTGGAGAAAGATGTTGAGAATTTGACGGAGCTCTTGATGATGAGGTTGATTAAACTCGATGGAATTGTTGCAGAAGGAGATTTAAAAATGCAGAGAAGAGTGCTG GTGAGAAGAGTTCAAAAGTACATAGAGATTCTTGATGTGTTGAAGCACCAGAATTCCAACTCTACCAGAAATGGGGCCAAAATCCAGTTGCAGACACAAGATAACCCAAGTGGCCATATTTCAAAAGACTCGAGGCCAATGCAGAGACAGCAAGCGGCGACAAAAACGGGAAATTCTGTAAGGACAGTTCCAAAGATGCAGCAACAACAGCAAAGTCATTCTGAGTCAGTAGTTGTCACAACAAAATGGGAAACTTTTGAGTAA
- the LOC126794595 gene encoding LOW QUALITY PROTEIN: protein DETOXIFICATION 49-like (The sequence of the model RefSeq protein was modified relative to this genomic sequence to represent the inferred CDS: inserted 1 base in 1 codon; deleted 1 base in 1 codon; substituted 1 base at 1 genomic stop codon): MSTQLSNPLIPHNQSPQKTHLSLALSEAKSIASIAFPMVLTGLLLYSRCMISMLFLGHPGQLALAGGSLAIGFANITGYSVLSGLAMGMEPICGQAFGAKRFKLLGHTLQRTVILLFSTSIPISFLWFNMKRILLSCGQQEDIAYEAQSYIIYSLPDLIAQSLLHPLRIYLRTQSITMPXTCCATLAIILHIPINYLLVYVLGLGIKGVALSGVWTNINLVGSLIIYITFSGVYKKTWGGFSTHYFFKGWKSLLNLAVPSCISVCLEWWWYEIMILLCGLLLDPQATVASMGILIQTTALIYIFPSSLSFGVSTRVGNELGANRPERPKLAAIIGLSYSFVFGLSALLFAVMVRNIWASMFTKESQIIALTSMVLPIIGLCEIGNCPQTTGCGVLRGSARPKLGANINLGCFYLVGMPVAVWLSFFAGYDFRGLXLGLLAAQGSCVVTMLFVLAKTNWELQAKRAKELTAEIYISVDDGSHDFDEADASLSSLVKTDSDRSHV; the protein is encoded by the exons ATGTCGACCCAGTTATCTAATCCTTTGATTCCTCACAACCAAAGTCCTCAAAAGACACATCTCTCTCTTGCTCTCAGTGAAGCCAAATCCATTGCCAGCATAGCTTTCCCAATGGTACTAACTGGTTTATTACTATATTCACGTTGCATGATCTCCATGCTTTTCCTTGGTCATCCTGGTCAGCTAGCTCTAGCCGGCGGGTCCCTTGCTATCGGCTTTGCTAACATTACAGGGTATTCTGTTCTCTCCGGCCTAGCCATGGGGATGGAACCTATTTGCGGCCAAGCTTTTGGTGCCAAAAGATTCAAGCTTTTAGGTCATACCCTCCAAAGGACAGTTATTCTCCTGTTCTCGACTTCAATCCCCATATCATTTCTGTGgttcaacatgaagaggatC TTGCTTTCTTGTGGCCAACAAGAGGATATTGCATATGAAGCTCAATCTTACATTATCTATTCTCTTCCTGACCTTATTGCACAAAGTCTTTTGCACCCTCTGCGTATCTATCTCCGAACTCAATCCATAACGATGC TAACATGCTGTGCAACTCTAGCCATTATCCTCCACATTCCTATCAACTATCTCCTTGTTTATGTGCTTGGTCTTGGAATCAAAGGCGTAGCGTTAAGCGGGGTTTGGACCAATATCAACCTGGTAGGATCATTGATCATCTACATCACATTCTCGGGAGTCTATAAAAAAACATGGGGCGGTTTTTCAACGCATTACTTCTTCAAAGGTTGGAAaagtctattgaatttggccGTTCCAAGCTGCATTTCCGTttgtttagagtggtggtggTACGAGATCATGATCTTGCTTTGTGGACTGTTACTTGACCCACAAGCAACAGTTGCTTCAATGGGAATTCTGATCCAGACCACAGCATTGATCTACATTTTCCCATCTTCTTTAAGCTTTGGTGTATCTACAAGGGTGGGGAACGAGCTCGGGGCTAATAGGCCCGAAAGACCAAAACTTGCTGCGATCATAGGCCTCTCTTATAGTTTTGTTTTCGGACTCTCAGCATTGTTATTTGCTGTCATGGTACGAAACATATGGGCAAGTATGTTTACAAAAGAGTCACAAATTATTGCATTAACATCAATGGTGTTGCCAATAATTGGGCTATGTGAGATTGGAAACTGTCCACAAACAACAGGTTGTGGAGTTTTGAGAGGATCGGCTAGGCCTAAACTGGGAGCAAACATAAACTTGGGTTGCTTCTATTTAGTGGGAATGCCTGTAGCTGTATGGTTGAGTTTCTTTGCAGGATATGATTTCAGAGGACTCTGACTTGGCCTTTTGGCAGCTCAAGGCTCATGCGTCGTGACCATGTTGTTTGTTTTGGCAAAAACCAATTGGGAACTTCAAGCTAAAAGAGCCAAGGAGCTAACTGCAGAAATTTACATTAGTGTTGATGATGGTTCTCATGATTTTGATGAAGCTGATGCTTCCTTGAGTTCGTTAGTAAAGACAGACAGTGATCGTTCACATGTATAA